Proteins from a single region of Platichthys flesus chromosome 16, fPlaFle2.1, whole genome shotgun sequence:
- the arhgdia gene encoding rho GDP-dissociation inhibitor 1 — protein sequence MSQIFLLGLHFLPPPSAGESHPSASTTSTMAELEPTEEQLAAIAAANDEAEAAANYKPPAQKTLQEIQELDKDDESLRKYKEALLGKSGVVKDPNAPNIQVTRMTLVCSTAPNPLVLDLQGDLDNFRKNPFVLKEGVEYRIKINFKVNKEIVSGLKYNQQSFRKGIKVDKSDYMVGSYGPRPDEEYEFLTSMEEAPKGMLARGTYDIKSKFTDDDKHDHLSWDWSLSIKKEWKD from the exons ATGTCTCAGATTTTCCTGCTCGGGCTTCATTTCCTCCCGCCACCGTCAGCAGGAGAGTCTCATCCCAGCGCAAGTACAACG AGCACCATGGCAGAGCTGGAGCCTACAGAGGAGCAGCTGGCAGCGATCGCAGCCGCCAACGACGAGGCCGAGGCCGCGGCCAACTACAAACCCCCCGCCCAGAAGACCCTGCAGGAGATCCAGGAGCTGGACAAAGATGACGAGAGCCTGCGCAAGTACAAGGAGGCGCTGCTGGGGAAAAGCGGTGTGGTTAAAG ATCCCAATGCCCCAAACATCCAGGTGACACGAATGACTCTGGTCTGTAGCACTGCACCAAACCCCCTGGTCCTCGATCTACAGG GCGACTTGGACAACTTCAGGAAGAACCCGTTTGTGCTGAAGGAGGGAGTCGAATACAGAATAAAGATCAACTTCAAG GTCAACAAGGAGATCGTGTCCGGCCTGAAGTACAATCAGCAGTCTTTCAGGAAAGGAATCAAAG tggaCAAGTCCGACTACATGGTCGGCAGCTACGGGCCCCGACCGGATGAGGAGTACGAGTTCCTCACCTCCATGGAGGAGGCGCCCAAGGGGATGCTGGCCCGCGGCACCTACGACATCAAGTCCAAGTTCACCGACGACGACAAACACGACCATCTGTCCTGGGACTGGAGCCTCTCTATCAAGAAAGAGTGGAAAGACTGA
- the recql5 gene encoding ATP-dependent DNA helicase Q5: MTASVKAALKTHFGFDGFRTKVQEDVVSAVLRGDRDVFVCMPTGAGKSLCYQLPAVMAEGITLVISPLIALIQDQVQRLRELNIPACSINSKLPVGERRLIMGDLESSQPKLKLLYITPEMLASSSFRPCLTGLLSRGLLSYMAVDEAHCVSQWGHDFRPDYLKLGELRARLPGVPCLALTATAPKNVQEDILKSLRLQLPLSFVTEVFRSNLHYDVIFLELLPNPYVHLHAFIKQALALDSGSNGQGCGIVYCRTRDGCETVAYQLTKLGVLSKPYHAGLKTGDRTEAQNEWMQGKVLVIVATISFGMGVDKANVRFVAHWNLAKSLASYYQESGRSGRDGLPASCRTYYSRRDKEQINFLIRQEVGRRQKKRGSSKEADKSAIKDFEAMVSFCEKEGCRHAIISKFFGDKAPNCAGACDFCRDPKAVRAQLEKGSSLSTRTAAAQSNEPTGPFGFIPKQYEGGRKGYGFERFDEGENSGSEDDGSHRKKEFTDLFKKQMNLRKGTDGQRGDFVPPDDSCRLRDASSQRIPRLTVKAREHCLYLLEEAINDHQGAGGTFIYDPLSSAADMEHEVFRSSKSSNLYKAAVLKKVAEMKKAATSSTGGEKGKGDKTTSVGEAGEVESKPTGEASTSSSSCFPEELQGFTPASEIYSLKRKRVGAGLRGSSDPFKTAKELLALSMLETASNKGSESGGFYNDFSGGCGESSVKGNKERTNTDTSSAVTSSIRDRANAVAAPEDSPTKAGKAPSRKQQKLAEAAKSSRNISQYFAKKQTTEKNQEEPLELKGLDDVESQTSSLLQQEDTIQLEDSLSSVDAMEDSPVEAEAQGETQEESRNEVIVIADDDDDEEETPQTETLELKQIHDTPHQELRKEEEEEEAAEPALIPELTDHMKANGESSSPPPPKRSRPPDGSSRRVTFNPNVQERALQPASEPPPPPLTLKEAADVVVRYLDPFYTRGKFATKELFKSFARYLSHLLAEGTSRGKGQVKAEAKALIKKFFSKVQRCESEADWKHLKRSPSCNATENKE, from the exons ATGACCGCGAGTGTGAAAGCGGCGTTAAAAACCCACTTCGGGTTCGACGGCTTCAGGACCAAGGTCCAGGAGGACGTGGTGAGCGCTGTGCTCAGAG GAGACCGGGATGTGTTCGTGTGTATGCCCACAGGAGCAGGGAAGTCCCTCTGTTACCAGCTTCCTGCGGTGATGGCTGAGGGCATCACACTGGTCATATCCCCGCTCATCGCTCTCATCCAG GACCAAGTGCAACGCCTGAGGGAGCTGAATATCCCCGCCTGCTCCATCAACTCCAAGCTCCCAGTAGGCGAGCGCCGTCTGATCATGGGCGACCTGGAGAGCAGCCAGCCGAAGCTCAAGCTCCTCTATATCACTCCGGAGATGTTGGCGTCCTCCTCGTTCAGGCCGTGCCTGACGGGCCTGTTATCCCGCGGCCTGCTGTCCTACATGGCCGTGGACGAGGCTCACTGCGTCTCCCAGTGGGGCCATGACTTTAGGCCGGACTACCTCAAACTGGGTGAGCTGCGTGCACGCCTACCTGGCGTTCCCTGCTTGGCCCTGACCGCGACAGCACCCAAGAACGTGCAGGAGGACATTCTTAAGTCCCTCAGGCTGCAGTTGCCGCTGTCTTTTGTCACAGAGGTGTTTCGCAGTAACTTGCACTATGATGTGAtcttcctggagctgctgccgaACCCTTATGTCCACCTCCATGCTTTTATCAAGCAGGCACTGGCGCTGGACAGCGGGTCTAATGGACAG GGCTGTGGGATTGTTTACTGTCGGACCAGGGACGGCTGTGAAACGGTGGCTTACCAGCTGACCAAGCTGGGTGTCCTGTCCAAGCCTTATCATGCAG GTTTGAAAACAGGAGATCGCACAGAGGCTCAGAATGAATGGATGCAGGGCAAAGTTTTGGTTATTGTCGCCACCATCAGTTTCGGCATGGGAGTAGACAAGGCCAACGTCAG GTTTGTAGCTCATTGGAACCTTGCTAAGTCGTTGGCCAGTTACTACCAAGAGTCTGGGCGATCGGGCAGAGACGGACTGCCCGCCTCCTGTCGCACATACTACTCCCGGAGAGACAAGGAGCAAATTAACTTCCTCATCCGACAGGAAGTGGGCCGCAGACAG AAAAAACGTGGCTCTTCAAAGGAGGCGGACAAATCTGCGATAAAAGACTTCGAAGCCATGGTGTCATTCTGTGAGAAAGAAGG TTGTCGTCATGCCATCATCTCCAAGTTCTTCGGGGACAAGGCACCAAACTGTGCCGGCGCCTGCGACTTCTGCCGCGACCCTAAAGCTGTTCGAGCCCAGCTGGAGAAGGGGTCCAGCCTCAGCACCAGAaccgctgcagctcagagcaaCGAGCCCACGGGACCGTTTGGCTTCATTCCCAAACAGTATGAAGGTGGACGGAAGGGCTACGGCTTTGAGAG GTTTGATGAAGGGGAGAACAGCGGCAGTGAAGATGATGGCTCACACAGGAAAAAGGAGTTTACTGACCTCTTCAAGAAGCAGATGAACCTACGGAAG GGAACCGACGGTCAGAGGGGAGATTTTGTTCCTCCAG ACGACAGCTGCCGACTCCGAGATGCCAGCAGCCAGAGGATCCCCAGGCTCACGGTGAAG GCCAGAGAGCACTGCCTGTACCTCCTGGAAGAGGCAATAaatgaccaccagggggcaggaGGCACATTCAT cTACGACCCTCTGTCCTCGGCGGCCGATATGGAACACGAGGTCTTCAGGAGCAGCAAGTCTTCCAACTTGTACAAGGCTGCTGTGCTGAAGAAG GTGGCCGAAATGAAGAAAGCAGCAACTTCCTCgactggaggagaaaagggaaaaggagaCAAGACGACCAGCGTCGGTGAAGCTGGAGAAGTTGAGTCGAAACCCACAGGGGAAGCATCCACCTCCTCATCTTCGTGCTTTCCTGAGGAGCTTCAGGGGTTCACACCTGCATCTGAAATCTACTCT CTGAAGCGTAAGAGGGTAGGAGCCGGCCTGAGGGGCTCATCCGACCCCTTCAAGACCGCCAAGGAACTGCTGGCGCTCTCCATGTTGGAAACTGCTTCCAACAAAGGCTCAGAGAGTGGTGGTTTTTACAATGACTTCTCAGGAGGCTGCGGAGAGTCGTCTGTCAAGGGCAACAAGGagaggacaaacacagacacatcctcAGCTGTAACATCGTCCATCAGAGACAGAGCAAACGCAGTCGCTGCCCCCGAGGACAGTCCGACGAAAGCCGGCAAAGCCCcgagcaggaagcagcagaagcTGGCGGAAGCCGCGAAGAGTTCCCGCAACATTTCCCAGTATTTTGCAAAGAAGCAAACAACGGAAAAAAACCAGGAGGAGCCACTGGAGCTGAAGGGACTTGATGATGTGGAGTCTCAAACTTCATCCTTACTCCAGCAGGAAGACACCATCCAGCTGGAGGACTCACTTTCCAGTGTGGACGCTATGGAGGACAGTCCGGTGGAGGCCGAGGCTCAGGGGGAGACGCAGGAGGAAAGTAGAAATGAAGTGATTGTTatagctgatgatgatgatgacgaggaggaAACGCCTCAAACAGAGACTTTAGAGCTGAAGCAGATTCATGACACTCCTCATCAGGAACTGAG aaaagaagaagaagaagaagaagcagccgaACCAGCTCTAATACCAGAG TTGACAGATCACATGAAGGCAAACGGAGAGTcgtcgtctcctcctcccccgaAACGCAGCCGGCCTCCagacggcagcagcaggagagtgaCCTTCAACCCCAACGTGCAGGAGAGGGCCCTGCAGCCGGCGAGtgagccgccgccgccaccgctGACGCTGAAGGAGGCGGCCGATGTCGTCGTCCGATACCTGGACCCGTTTTACACCCGGGGGAAGTTTGCCACGAAG GAGCTGTTCAAGTCCTTTGCTCGCTACTTGTCTCACCTTCTAGCCGAAGGAACGAGTCGGGGAAAAGGTCAAg TTAAAGCAGAAGCCAAAGCTCTCATCAAGAAGTTCTTCAGCAAAGTCCAGCGCTGTGAGAGCGAGGCCGACTGGAAGCACCTTAAAAGATCGCCCAGCTGTAACGCCACAGAGAACAAGGAATGA
- the si:ch211-120g10.1 gene encoding E3 ubiquitin-protein ligase TRIM69, with product MMMQCFHFMVEPAKNFAAKIKDSQKRAKKDKREPLDEDQLFVLDLARDFSRVCQRSEVLEHIWDQDDTWPTPLCRLFIVQWAAMLESKKKPMQTDGWPERDEGKLPDLITEQDLIQAKNLILIWVKDLRAQPDQSVWPGEPVAKVLEDLQSAWRWGKVPNLLSAMELVMWTLLVQRPDKDTIPQQWLMWKQRTQNIGAMSYIPQPVWKWISDAAVEVTLDLDSANPDLLISNDERKMRCALERKDVPNYHQRFDGWWCAVGVEGLDSGRHYWEVEVGERDWRLGVARESALRKGFRSLNTNTGYMTLRLERGTELKALTVPFTSLPPGLIPCKVGIYLDYDQGQLSFYDVDKHLHIYTYNESFTEKLFPLFGTVEMIKDLVIKSPAAKSQCLCSTACLWG from the exons ATGATGATGCAGTGTTTTCACTTCATGGTGGAGCCGGCCAAGAACTTTGCGGCCAAGATAAAG GACTCCCAGAAGAGAGCTAAGAAGGACAAGAGGGAGCCTCTGGATGAGGATCAGTTGTTTGTTCTGGATCTGGCTCGAGACTTCAGCCGAGTGTGCCAG AGGTCTGAAGTCCTGGAGCACATCTGGGACCAGGATGACACCTGGCCGACTCCACTCTGCAGGCTCTTCATCGTCCAGTGGGCCGCGATGCTGGAGAGCAAG AAGAAGCCCATGCAGACCGACGGCTGGCcagagagggatgagggaaaACTGCCTGATCTGATCACTGAGCAGGATCTGATTCAGGCCAAAAACCTGATCCTCATCTGGGTCAAGGACCTGAGAGCTCAGCCGGAT CAAAGCGTGTGGCCTGGGGAGCCCGTGGCGAAGGTCCTGGAGGATCTGCAGTCAGCCTGGCGTTGGGGCAAGGTGCCCAATCTGCTGAGTGCTATGGAACTGGTCATGTGGACTTTACTGGTGCAACGCCCAGATAAG GACACCATACCACAACAGTGGCTCATGTGGAAGCAGAGGACTCAGAATATTG GTGCCATGTCCTACATTCCTCAACCAG tgtgGAAATGGATCTCTGATGCTGCAG TCGAGGTGACTCTGGATCTGGACTCGGCCAACCCTGATCTGCTCATCTCCAATGACGAGAGGAAGATGCGCTGTGCCCTTGAGAGGAAGGATGTTCCCAACTACCACCAACGCTTTGACGGCTGGTGGTGCGCCGTCGGGGTGGAGGGCTTAGACTCCGGCCGGCactactgggaggtggaggtgggtgAGCGGGACTGGCGGCTGGGCGTCGCCAGAGAGTCGGCCCTGAGGAAAGGCTTCAGGTCGCTGAACACCAACACGGGGTACATGACCCTGCGGCTGGAGAGGGGCACTGAGCTGAAGGCGCTGACCGTGCCCTTCACCTCCCTGCCACCGGGCCTCATCCCCTGCAAGGTGGGCATCTACCTCGACTACGACCAGGGCCAGCTGTCCTTCTACGATGTGGACAAACACCTTCACATCTACACCTACAATGAGAGCTTCACTGAGAAGCTGTTCCCCTTGTTCGGTACAGTGGAGATGATAAAGGATCTGGTGATTAAGTCCCCAGCTGCTAAGAGCcagtgtctctgctccactgccTGCCTCTGGGGTTGA
- the cdr2l gene encoding cerebellar degeneration-related protein 2-like encodes MLRAGGMEEFVTEEEEPWYDQRDLEQDLHLAAELGKTLLERNKELEDSLQQMYINNEDQVQEIEYLSKQLEMLREMNEQHAKVYEQLDVTARELEITNEKLVLESKASQQKIDRMTGTVETLQGQVDSLTTRVEELRTLEELRVHREKKERRKTVHSFPCLKELCTAPRYEDGFLLANPGSVDLAEGQPADEENERLRDIVSSLRSAMSTERSKREGAERECSTVLQEFERLEQRLLGAEGCQLRVRELEAELQEMQQLRKSRMCLMGGMEDGLETLLSNGPETDTPEVCTGLEEGGEGGAGEAGGNGQQGGPVRKSCSDTALNAISARDASGRRQGSYAMHANGVRKRGMSILREVDEQYHALLEKYEELLGKCRRHEESLCHAGSQTSRPVSRDPSMKGYSMICAGPSTSGAVAGPPTPPQTPSTPEALEGISRQVEQVDKRLSQNTPEYKALFKEIFSRLQKTKSDMNPGKSRKRNK; translated from the exons ATGCTTCGTGCAGGCGGGATGGAGGAGTTCgtgacggaggaagaggagccgtgGTACGACCAGAGGGACCTGGAGCAAG aCCTGCACTTGGCCGCAGAGCTCGGTAAGACTCTCCTGGAGCGCaacaaggagctggaggactcCCTCCAGCAGATGTACATCAACAATGAGGACCAAGTGCAGGAGATAGAG TACTTGTCCAAGCAGCTGGAGATGCTGCGGGAGATGAACGAGCAGCACGCGAAGGTGTACGAGCAGCTGGACGTCACCGCCCGGGAGCTGGAGATCACCAACGAGAAGCTGGTGCTGGAGAGCAAGGCCTCGCAGCAGAAGATCGACAG GATGACGGGCACCGTGGAGACCTTGCAGGGCCAGGTGGACAGTCTGACGACTcgggtggaggagctgcggactctggaggagctgagggtccacagagagaagaaggagcgACGCAAGACGGTGCACTCGTTCCCCTGCCTCAAAGAGCTCTGCACCGCCCCCAG GTATGAGGATGGTTTCCTGTTGGCCAACCCGGGCAGCGTGGACCTGGCTGAGGGTCAGCCGGCGGATGAGGAGAACGAGCGCCTGAGGGACATCGTCTCGTCCCTGCGCTCAGCCATGTCCACGGAGCGGTCCAAGAGGGAGGGCGCCGAGCGGGAGTGCTCCACCGTGCTGCAGGAGTTCGAGCGCCTGGAGCAGCGTCTCCTAGGAGCCGAGGGCTGCCAGCTGAGGGTCCGGGAGCTGGAGGCCGAGCTGCAGGagatgcagcagctgaggaAGTCCAGGATGTGTCTGATGGGGGGCATGGAAGACGgcctggagacgctgctcagcAACGGGCCCGAGACAGACACCCCGGAGGTGTGCACggggctggaggagggaggggaaggaggcGCTGGAGAGGCGGGGGGCAACGGGCAGCAGGGGGGCCCGGTGAGGAAGAGCTGCAGCGACACAGCCCTGAACGCGATCTCAGCCCGAGACGCTTCGGGCAGACGTCAGGGCAGCTACGCCATGCATGCCAACGGCGTGCGCAAACGGGGCATGTCCATCCTGAGGGAGGTGGACGAGCAGTACCACGCCCTGCTGGAGAAGTACGAGGAGCTGCTGGGCAAGTGCCGGCGCCACGAGGAGAGCCTGTGCCACGCCGGGTCACAGACCTCGCGGCCCGTCTCCAGGGACCCCTCCATGAAGGGGTACAGCATGATCTGTGCCGGGCCCTCCACGTCAGGGGCCGTCGCCGGGCCTCCGACGCCCCCGCAGACCCCCTCCACCCCGGAGGCCCTGGAGGGGATCAGCCggcaggtggagcaggtggaCAAACGGCTGAGCCAGAACACGCCAGAGTACAAGGCGCTGTTCAAAGAGATCTTCTCCCGCCTGCAGAAGACCAAGAGCGACATGAACCCCGGcaagagcaggaagaggaacaaGTGA